The Flavobacterium psychrotrophum region CCATTCAACTGTTACACTTAGAAATAAAAAGAGGCTGCCTAAATATTTAGACAGCCTCTCCTGCGTTATAGTTTATGCTATTATTTTTTTATGGCAGCTTCATATTTTTTAGAAACGGCATCCCAGTTAATCACATTGTAAAAGTTAGTGATGTAATCAGGCCTTTTGTTTTGGTACTCCAGGTAGTAAGCATGTTCCCAAACATCAAGCGCAAGAATTGGTTTACCGTTTATTGCCTGCCCAGGCATTAATGGATTATCCTGATTTGCAGTACTACCTACGGCTAGTTTACCATCTTTAGTAACCACAAGCCATGCCCAACCAGAACCAAATTGTTTAGTTGCGGCTTCTGTAAACTGGGTTTTAAAAGCTTCAATGCTTCCAAGGTCAGCTTTGATAGCTTCTGCAAGGGCTCCTTTAGGTTCGCCACCGGCATTAGGACCCATTATTTCCCAAAATAATCCATGGTTATAATAACCACCCGCATTATTGCGCACCGGTTTATTTTCAAGGTCAAGGCCTGCAAATATTTCTTCAATAGTCTTACCTTCAAGCGGTGTGCCCTTTACAGCTTTGTTTAGTTCATCTGTATATTTTTTATAATGCTTAGAGTAGTGTATCTCCATTGTGCGTGCATCAATATTTGGAGCAAGCGCATCATATTTATAAGGCAATTTTACCAGTTGAAATTTTCCTGAAGCATCGTCTGCTTTAATATCATCAGGATTTCCTACCGGAGCAGAAGCTTCTTTTTGTGCTTCTGGTACAGCCACTACTTCTTCAAGGTTATTTTTTTCTTTGCAAGACTGCAATGCAGCAACTGCGATTAAAGCCGAAACGAAAATTTTTACTCTTTTCATATCAGGTAATTATTTAGTTAATGAATCTATTATTTCTATATATAGCCTTTTGGCTTCATCGGCACTCAGGTGTCTTATTTGCATCCAGGCATTCATCTTAAAAGCGTCTCTTAAATTAAAAGACTGATGATGATTAACTACTATACCGGCTGTAGCCTGTTTATAGTAGGCATAAATACGGAGCATCACATCCTGAGGCAAGGCTTCGGTCATGTTGCATGCCCTTTCATAGGCATCCTCAAAAAGTGTGTCCAGTTCTCTATCAGGCATATATTATGCTTTAGTTGCTATAATGGTTTTACCGCCTATTGCTTTTTGGTTCAGTTTTACATTTACCTCAGTACCTAAAGGTAAGAATAAATCTACCCTCGACCCAAATTTTATAAAGCCTGCATCTGTACCCTGTACTACCTGCATGCCCTGCTGTGCATAGTTTACAATTCTGCGGGCAAGTGCACCTGCTATCTGGCGGTATAGTACCTCTCCAAAAAGATTGTTTTCTATTACTACAGTAGTACGTTCGTTTTCTTCACTGGCTTTTGGATGCCATGCTACAAGATATTTACCGGCATGGTACTTACTAAATTTTACAAGTCCATTTACTGCATAGCGCGTTACGTGCACATTTATGGGCGACATAAAGATAGATACCTGCAGGCGTTTGTCTTTAAAATATTCCGGTTCGTAAACCTCTTCGATCACTACCACTTTGCCGTCTACCGGCGCTATGATGTTGTGGTCTGTGGCAATTACATGACGCCTTGGATTCCTGAAAAACTGAAGTATCAGTATAAGAAATACGAGTACTGTGATTTGTACAATTTTCAGCAGCCAAAAGCTGTGTATGAATTGTTCTGATAAAAGCACAATAGCTACTGAAATAGCCAGGGCTCCGAAAATAATTTTAGCTCCTTCTTTATGAAACATATTTTAAGATTTGGTAATACAAAAATAAGAAAGGTATTGCAAACAAAACACTGTCAAGGCGGTCTAATATACCACCATGCCCCGGCATTATGTTACCACTGTCTTTAACACCGGCAGCACGTTTAAGTTTTGATTCTACTAAATCGCCCAAAGTGCCAAATATAGAAAGGATTGCGGCAAAAGCCATCCATTGCATTGGTGTAAGGAAAGTGTAATATAAGCCTAATATATAAGCACCGGCAACTGTAAAAATTACGCCGCCAATAAAGCCCTCAATGGTTTTTTTAGGCGAAATACGCTCAAACAGCTTATTCTTCCCAATGCTTTTACCTACAATATAAGCAAAAGTATCATTAGCCCATATAAGCACGAACATACCTATAATTACATAAGGATTAAAAGTAAAAGCAGCGTTGCCATCAATAAAAGGTAATTTGATGATGAGCAGAAAAGGAATAATAACATAGCCTGTAAGGCGAACATATTTTGCAGTACTGTCTTTTAGCTTAGGCGTATCGACAGAAAAAAGTTCGATTAGTAAGCTAAAAGATACAACTAGCGCCCCTATATTTAATAAAAGGTTAGTATAAAAATTGCTGCTCCTAAAAATTCCGAAAAGAATTATTCCTATACCCGCCATTACATAAGGTAAGACACCCTTTAAGCTAGAAAGTTTACAAAATTCATAAACCGCAACTAACATAAATATGCTAAACAGCATTACAAAACTTGTAGGGGAGAGTAACGTGGCACCTATTAAAAGTACGATATAGACTAATCCTGATATCGATCGGGTAAGGCTTTCGTTCATACTACAGGTCTTCTAAAAGCAAGAGGTACAGGTTTTTGGCAACACTGCCGTAATGAAGAAAATCTTCATCTTTTGCTTTTTCAAAATATTTTATGGCTGTAATATTAGTAGGATATTCTTTGTCGTATTTTATTTTAATAGATCGTAAGCAATCGCTCTTGTTGCCCAGTATCTGGCTGGTGGTAGCATAGATAATCATATTGTCCGGCAGGTCGCTGGGTTTGTATTGCTTTATTTGTTTTGAAGAAAACAGTATAGAACCTTCTTCTGCAACAAGGCTTTCGCAGGTAGCTAATATAAATTTAGGATGGTGTGGCTTATCGTAGATGAGCTTGTTTTCGTCAAGAAGAGAATAGAGTTTTGGCTCAAAACAAAGGGCTTCGCACTCAAACCAGTCATTTTCTTCAAGCACGTTTAAAAACTGCTCATGTACTTCTCCTATATTATCGCAGTAAATAAACTTACCGCCGTTTTTCTTAAAATTTAGCGTAAACATTTCGTCTACAGGTAAATCCTGTTCAGGAAGAAAGTGATTTGCATCTGCATTTTTCTCTTCTCCTGAAACTTCTCCTGTGCCAAAAATTTTCTTGAATAGGCTCATCCTCGTTAAATCCCCGTTTTTGCTTTAAATTCAAAGATAAAAAAATCTTAATTCAATTTCGCAATCGAATTAAGATTTTTAGTGTTTATTTATGTTTTTCGTAACTACGCTTCGGTAACTACTTCAGCACCTGATTTTTCAAAAGGCCTTTTGCCAAAAATTTCTTCAAGGTCATCTTTAAAAATAACTTCCCTCTCAATAAGGATATCGGCAAGCTTAAGAAGTTTATCCTTGTTATCGTTCAATATCTGGATAGCTCGCTGATATTCTCCTTCAATAAGTGCTGATATTTCTTTATCTATCAGTTGTGCGGTTTCTTCAGAATAAGGCTTAGAGAAGTTATATTCACTTTGGCCTGTACTGTCATAATATGTAACGTTGCCCAGTTTCTCATTAAGTCCATATATGGTAACCATGGCACGGGCTTGTCTTGTAACTTTTTCAAGATCGCTAAGTGCGCCTGTAGATATCCTGTTAAAAATAACTTTTTCAGCAGCACGTCCACCCATAGTTGCACACATCTCGTCAAGCATCTGGTCTGGTCTTACAATAAGTCTCTCCTCAGGCAGATACCATGCAGCACCCAGGCTTTGTCCGCGCGGTACTATAGTAACCTTAACAAGAGGGGCAGCGTGCTCTAGCATCCAGCTAACTGTTGCATGGCCTGCTTCGTGTATTGCAATAGCGCGTTTTTCTTCGGTAGAAACAATCTTATTTTTCTTTTCAAGGCCACCTACAATACGGTCCACCGCATCAAGGAAATCTTGTTTATCAACCGCTTTTTTGTCTTTACGGGCAGCTACAAGGGCAGCTTCGTTACAAACATTTGCAATGTCAGCACCGCTAAATCCTGGAGTTTGCTTGGCAAGGAATTCTGTATCAAGGTCTTCGGATTTCTTAAGTGGCTTAAGGTGTACTTCAAATATCTCCCTACGCTCACGAATGTCCGGAAGGTCTACATAAATTTGCCTGTCAAAACGTCCGGCACGCATAAGTGCTTTGTCAAGTACATCTGCACGGTTAGTCGCGGCAAGTACAATAACATTTGTATTGGTGCCAAAACCATCCATCTCTGTCAGTAGCTGGTTAAGTGTATTTTCGCGTTCATCATTAGATCCGCTAAAGTTGTTTTTACCACGGGCACGGCCTACAGCATCAATCTCGTCAATAAATATGATTGCAGGAGATTTTTCTTTGGCCTGCTTAAACAGGTCGCGAACACGGCTTGCACCAACACCCACAAACATCTCAACAAAATCTGAACCTGATAGCGAGAAGAATGGTACTTTAGCTTCGCCTGCAACGGCTTTTGCCAGTAGGGTTTTACCAGTTCCCGGAGGGCCTACAAGTAAAGCTCCTTTTGGTATTTTACCACCAATGTTGGTATATTTTTCAGGATTTCTAAGAAATTCAACAATCTCCTGAATTTCTTCTTTAGCACCTTCAAGGCCTGCTACGTCTTTAAAAGTAACTTTAATATCGTTTTTTTCGTCAAAGAGTTTAGCCTTGCTTTTTCCAATATTAAAAATTTGGCCGCCACCGCCACCGGCACCGCCGCCAGCCATCCTGCGCATCATAAACAGCCATATACCGGCAAGAACAATTAACGGAAGGATACCAACGATCCATTCCATATAGTTGCCTTTTGTTTTATAGTCGTAAGAAGTAAGGAAACCTTTAGAAGTTGCCTCATCCAGTTTTTTCTGGAAAAGCTCGTCGTTACCAATTTGTACAAGATAATGAGGGCCTTTTGTGTTTTCATTTTTAAAAACATCTTTCTCAACATCTTTGTGCAATGGGTTTGTGAGTGCTTGCTTATTAAGGTAAACCTCAGCTTCCGTTTTATTATAAACTACAACCTTATCAACTTGTTTTTGATCCAGATACGTGTAGAATTTAGAAAGTGAAATTTCCTTTGGCTCGCTCCAGGTTGTTGCTCCTGAAAAATAATTGATACCCAGGAACATTAAGAGTATACCGCCATAAATAACCCATGGGCTTATTTTCAGCTTGTTTGGTTTATTATCTTTTGACATGGATTGCTTTTCTTCTTTTAGTAATTGTTAGCTATAGACGTAATACGGGCGTCTCCCCAAAGGCTTTCTATATTATAGTATTCTCTAATGTGCTTTTGGAACACGTGTACCACAATATTTACATAGTCCATAAGAACCCATTCGCCATTCTCAGTACCTTCTACGTGCCATGGCTTGTCTTTAAGTTCTTTAGATACTACTTTTTGTATAGAGTGTACTATGGCATTAACCTGGGTGTTACTGGTACCATTACATATTACAAAATAATCGCAAACAGTATTATCTATTTCCCTAAGGTCCAGGATGTCAATATCATTACCTTTTACTTCTTCTATCCCTTTGATGATATTTGCTAACAAATCATCATTGCTTACATTTTTTTTTGCCATCTAAAATTTTATATATTACGCAAAGTTACCATTTTTTGTGTTTAATTTTGAACCTAAATATACAAGAAAAAACACAAAAAGCTGATATCTTTTTAAATGAATATTATCAAACTCAGTGCCATAAACTCTACAAATGATTTTCTTAAACAGCTTTTGTCTACAGGCAATGTTGAAAACTTTACTGTAGCAGTTGCAGAGCATCAGACGGCCGGTAGGGGGCAAATGGGCGCGCAGTGGAATGCAGAGGCGGGTAAAAACCTTACGTTTAGCCTTTTGATAAAGGATTTGCTTACCGATATTAATGGCATATTTGGGCTAAATGTAGCCATAGCCGTAAGCATTGCAGAAGCACTGGCTGAGTTTAATATTGAGGCACTTTCTGTAAAATGGCCAAACGACATTTTGGCAGTTAATAAAAAGCTTGGCGGGGTTTTGATAGAAAACATCATAAAAAGTAGTGGCGACATCTATTCTGTCATAGGGATTGGCATAAATATAAACCAGCACGACTTTACCGGACTGCCAAAAGCGACATCGCTTTTAGTGGCTGCAGGAAGGGAGTTTGACAAGGAAGAAGTAATGACTGCCATTCTTGCGAAAATAAAGCGGCATACAACGGCTATTTTAAACGGCAGTATTGACGCTTTATGGGATACATATCATAGCATGCTTTTTAAAAAGGGAATACCTATGCCTTTTGAAAAAGATGGCAGGCAGTTTATGGGTATCATACAAGGGGTGTCTAAAAATGGCAGCCTGCGTTTGCTCCTTGAAGACGAAACCATTGCAGAATACGGACTTAAAGAAGTACAATTGTTATATTAATTACTTCCAGTTGAGTTCCAGTGCAAAGCAGGGCTTGTCTTCTTTATTGATGCTGAAAAATGTTTGCTTGTCCTGCTGTGTCGCTACAAGCTGAACGTCCTGACCTAGCTGTAGTTCGCGCATAAAATTCATATCAAAGCTTAGTAATTGCTGTCTTAATAGCGGCTTATAATCAATGGCATCCAGGCACCACTCCAGGTACTTTACATTATTAACATGATTTACAATATCCAGGTCGCTAAGTACTACTTTGCGCTCGCTGTGCAATTTAGCATCGGGTTGTAGTGTTACTTTCTTGAAAGATTCTGATGTGGCTTCTTTTTCAGGGTATTTTATAAAATGTTCATGTGGTAATGCAAGAGCCTCGGCTTTACGAAGTTTTGTATTAAAAACAGCCCAGTAGGTAACACAGCCCACTATTTTTTTATCGCCCACATACATTTCTAACGCACGTATAGAGCGTGAACCCTGAAGATCATAAATCCAGGTTTTTACGGTAACAATATCGCGCCATTTAGGCAACGATTCTATTTCAACACGCATGCGGCTCAGTACCCATGCCTGATGGTGCTCCTGCATATCAGTAAAACTCAGGCCGCCTTTTTCGGCGTGGTAGCCGGCTGTAAGTTGTAACAGGTTACAAAGTTCTGTATGCTTTAACAGGCCATTTGGCGTACATTGTACAAAATTTATCTCCCAGTCATGGCTGTATATCGATGTAAAATCAGTAGCTATTGGCATGAGTAGTGTGTTCTATGTAATTAATAATATCCGCAGGTGCAGTGGTAAAGTCAAACCATTTAGCTCCTTCGGTACGTTTAAACCAGGTCATTTGCCTTTTGGCAAAACGCCGTGTATTCTTTTTTATTTCTTCAAGAGCAAAATCCTGAGCTATTTCGCCGTCAAAGTAGCTGAATAATTCACGGTAGCCTACTGTTTGCAAGGCATTCAGCTTTTTATGTGGGTATAAAGCCCTTGCTTCTTCAATAAGGCCCTGTTGTACCATGATGTCTACCCTACGATTTATCCGGTCATACATTAATTCCCTTTCAGCTTCAAGGCCAATGACAACAGGTGTGAACTTGCGGCTGTTTTTTTTGATATTCAGGAAAGAAGAGTAGGGTTGGCCACTGCCAATACACACTTCAAGTGCGCGCATAAGGCGTTGCGGATTGTCTTTTGCTACTTTAGCATAATGTACAGCGTCAAGCCTTTCGAGTTCCTGCTGAAGATATTCAATTCCTTTAGCTTCATAATCAGCTATAAGCTTTATTCTCACGGCAGGATCAATATCGGGGAAATCATCAAAACCTTTCAGTACGGCATCGATATATAAACCAGATCCGCCCACCATTACAGCATAATCATGCGATTGGAACAGTTCATCAAGCTTTGCAATAGCATCACGTTCAAAATCGCCTACCGTATAGTCTTCAAAAATGCTGATGTTTTGGATAAAATGATGTG contains the following coding sequences:
- a CDS encoding superoxide dismutase, whose translation is MKRVKIFVSALIAVAALQSCKEKNNLEEVVAVPEAQKEASAPVGNPDDIKADDASGKFQLVKLPYKYDALAPNIDARTMEIHYSKHYKKYTDELNKAVKGTPLEGKTIEEIFAGLDLENKPVRNNAGGYYNHGLFWEIMGPNAGGEPKGALAEAIKADLGSIEAFKTQFTEAATKQFGSGWAWLVVTKDGKLAVGSTANQDNPLMPGQAINGKPILALDVWEHAYYLEYQNKRPDYITNFYNVINWDAVSKKYEAAIKK
- a CDS encoding acyl-CoA-binding protein encodes the protein MPDRELDTLFEDAYERACNMTEALPQDVMLRIYAYYKQATAGIVVNHHQSFNLRDAFKMNAWMQIRHLSADEAKRLYIEIIDSLTK
- a CDS encoding phosphatidylserine decarboxylase family protein; this encodes MFHKEGAKIIFGALAISVAIVLLSEQFIHSFWLLKIVQITVLVFLILILQFFRNPRRHVIATDHNIIAPVDGKVVVIEEVYEPEYFKDKRLQVSIFMSPINVHVTRYAVNGLVKFSKYHAGKYLVAWHPKASEENERTTVVIENNLFGEVLYRQIAGALARRIVNYAQQGMQVVQGTDAGFIKFGSRVDLFLPLGTEVNVKLNQKAIGGKTIIATKA
- a CDS encoding phosphatidate cytidylyltransferase, giving the protein MNESLTRSISGLVYIVLLIGATLLSPTSFVMLFSIFMLVAVYEFCKLSSLKGVLPYVMAGIGIILFGIFRSSNFYTNLLLNIGALVVSFSLLIELFSVDTPKLKDSTAKYVRLTGYVIIPFLLIIKLPFIDGNAAFTFNPYVIIGMFVLIWANDTFAYIVGKSIGKNKLFERISPKKTIEGFIGGVIFTVAGAYILGLYYTFLTPMQWMAFAAILSIFGTLGDLVESKLKRAAGVKDSGNIMPGHGGILDRLDSVLFAIPFLFLYYQILKYVS
- a CDS encoding lactate utilization protein B/C, which gives rise to MSLFKKIFGTGEVSGEEKNADANHFLPEQDLPVDEMFTLNFKKNGGKFIYCDNIGEVHEQFLNVLEENDWFECEALCFEPKLYSLLDENKLIYDKPHHPKFILATCESLVAEEGSILFSSKQIKQYKPSDLPDNMIIYATTSQILGNKSDCLRSIKIKYDKEYPTNITAIKYFEKAKDEDFLHYGSVAKNLYLLLLEDL
- the ftsH gene encoding ATP-dependent zinc metalloprotease FtsH — protein: MSKDNKPNKLKISPWVIYGGILLMFLGINYFSGATTWSEPKEISLSKFYTYLDQKQVDKVVVYNKTEAEVYLNKQALTNPLHKDVEKDVFKNENTKGPHYLVQIGNDELFQKKLDEATSKGFLTSYDYKTKGNYMEWIVGILPLIVLAGIWLFMMRRMAGGGAGGGGGQIFNIGKSKAKLFDEKNDIKVTFKDVAGLEGAKEEIQEIVEFLRNPEKYTNIGGKIPKGALLVGPPGTGKTLLAKAVAGEAKVPFFSLSGSDFVEMFVGVGASRVRDLFKQAKEKSPAIIFIDEIDAVGRARGKNNFSGSNDERENTLNQLLTEMDGFGTNTNVIVLAATNRADVLDKALMRAGRFDRQIYVDLPDIRERREIFEVHLKPLKKSEDLDTEFLAKQTPGFSGADIANVCNEAALVAARKDKKAVDKQDFLDAVDRIVGGLEKKNKIVSTEEKRAIAIHEAGHATVSWMLEHAAPLVKVTIVPRGQSLGAAWYLPEERLIVRPDQMLDEMCATMGGRAAEKVIFNRISTGALSDLEKVTRQARAMVTIYGLNEKLGNVTYYDSTGQSEYNFSKPYSEETAQLIDKEISALIEGEYQRAIQILNDNKDKLLKLADILIEREVIFKDDLEEIFGKRPFEKSGAEVVTEA
- the rsfS gene encoding ribosome silencing factor — protein: MAKKNVSNDDLLANIIKGIEEVKGNDIDILDLREIDNTVCDYFVICNGTSNTQVNAIVHSIQKVVSKELKDKPWHVEGTENGEWVLMDYVNIVVHVFQKHIREYYNIESLWGDARITSIANNY
- a CDS encoding biotin--[acetyl-CoA-carboxylase] ligase produces the protein MNIIKLSAINSTNDFLKQLLSTGNVENFTVAVAEHQTAGRGQMGAQWNAEAGKNLTFSLLIKDLLTDINGIFGLNVAIAVSIAEALAEFNIEALSVKWPNDILAVNKKLGGVLIENIIKSSGDIYSVIGIGININQHDFTGLPKATSLLVAAGREFDKEEVMTAILAKIKRHTTAILNGSIDALWDTYHSMLFKKGIPMPFEKDGRQFMGIIQGVSKNGSLRLLLEDETIAEYGLKEVQLLY
- a CDS encoding acyl-[acyl-carrier-protein] thioesterase, giving the protein MPIATDFTSIYSHDWEINFVQCTPNGLLKHTELCNLLQLTAGYHAEKGGLSFTDMQEHHQAWVLSRMRVEIESLPKWRDIVTVKTWIYDLQGSRSIRALEMYVGDKKIVGCVTYWAVFNTKLRKAEALALPHEHFIKYPEKEATSESFKKVTLQPDAKLHSERKVVLSDLDIVNHVNNVKYLEWCLDAIDYKPLLRQQLLSFDMNFMRELQLGQDVQLVATQQDKQTFFSINKEDKPCFALELNWK
- the miaA gene encoding tRNA (adenosine(37)-N6)-dimethylallyltransferase MiaA; translation: MPSKYLITVVGPTAIGKTAMAIEIAKHFNCEIISADSRQFFKEMAIGTAVPSTDELAQATHHFIQNISIFEDYTVGDFERDAIAKLDELFQSHDYAVMVGGSGLYIDAVLKGFDDFPDIDPAVRIKLIADYEAKGIEYLQQELERLDAVHYAKVAKDNPQRLMRALEVCIGSGQPYSSFLNIKKNSRKFTPVVIGLEAERELMYDRINRRVDIMVQQGLIEEARALYPHKKLNALQTVGYRELFSYFDGEIAQDFALEEIKKNTRRFAKRQMTWFKRTEGAKWFDFTTAPADIINYIEHTTHANSY